The Tigriopus californicus strain San Diego chromosome 10, Tcal_SD_v2.1, whole genome shotgun sequence region GGTATGCTGAGCAAGTTGAATGAATCCAAAGGCTTTCTCATCGACGGCTATCCTCGTGAGGTGGCCCAGGGTCAAGATTTCGAGGCCGAGATCCTCCCTTGCACGAGGATTCTCTACTTTGACGTCTCTGATGGTTGCATGACCGAGAGGCTGTTGAACCGCGGCAAATCTTCGGGTCGTGTGGACGATAACGAGGAGACCATCAAAAAGCGCCTTAACACGTTCCATGAACACTCGAAGCCGGTCATTGAAGCGTACAAAGAGAAATGCGTTTGCGTACGTATTCTCAGGAACTTGGTTAATATTCAGagaagaaatgattttgaaacccCTCGTTACAGATCCCTGCGGAGAGAAATCCAGATGACATCTTCGCTGACGTCTCCAAGGCACTGGATGCTTTGTAAGGCAATCCATACTCCAGAGCACAAAGTGTATGTTCCCGATTTTGTTCCAGAAATGTGGGAATCAATCCAAAAAATACCAATGAAATCACAAGTCATTCAAACGTGGTGCTTTacgcatgaaaaaaaaaaccaacgcCTGAATTATGTCTACATAGATGAATAAATATATAGCCTTGAACAAGTATAGATATCATGTCTCTCTTCGGTAGTGAACCGAATGATGCCTCTGGTTATATTTATCTGTCAATATGTTAAATAATAGGATTTAATGATCGAGACAGGAACAGAAAAAACGCGGGGCGTAAAAAGGATGATATTCTTTCCCGAGTCGTTCCGCTAATGGGGGATAACAACGATTTTGGTTCTAGAGCCCATAGTGTGGGGGACCTAATTGCACTTGGATTTGCTTTTAATGGGCGAGGATTCAATGGCCAAGCTTCGTTTGATCGATCCTTCAATTGCTACGAGTTTGACGATTGATTTCTCGTGCTGCTTCATCGAGTTCGGGATCGAATATCCCAAAAGGCAACAATGACTAGTGCGGATGAAGTCCTCCCAAGACATCTCCAGGATCTCTTGCTTCTTCAAATCGATCTTTGACGAGCTTTTCACATCCGACAGGAACATGAAGTGGCCCTCTCGATCCGGGAATTGGAAATAGGCTGGTAACGGCTGACTGGAAGACTCCATGATGAGATCGTCATCCTCCGAGTCCGAATCGTCGTCGGACTCGCTCTTGCCATCATTCTCGGGGTCTTTGTGAAAATGGCGTTTGAGAAGATCTTCGGGCATATGAAATGATGGCTCATGGGACACGTTCCAACGGTCTCCCGCTTTTCCATGGAGGTCAGCCAGAACGGATGAGAGGTATCGCCTCATGTCCTCATCGTCCTCGGTGAGATCAATGGGCATGTTCCCAGAATAGTCGTACAAGAGAGGATCTGAGCCATAACCCAGGAGATGGAACACTGACCACAGGTCGCCACTTTCTAAGGCCTCGTGTAGAGGGCGAGTACCTTTCACATTGGTGTTCGGGTCCACACCATACTTGAGTAGAATTTGTACTATGTCGTTGTGGCCTTTGAAAGCCGCTTTGTGAATGGGCGGAATGCCGGCGTTGTCCTTCAGGTTCGGGTTCATCTTGACAATGTCCACTGCATAGGCCGCCACATCGGGGTAGCCCATTTTGGAGGCGCGATGCAGGATCGTTTCTCCGGCTCCTTTGTCGATGACCCAATTCTTGGACTCGTTGATCACGTTATCCAAACTGTAACGAATGGGTTTCGACTCCTTTGGCTCGGGCGAGTTCGCTCTCGATGTATCACGACTCTTCCCAGCTTTCTTTTTGTACGATGACGAGAAATCCAGACCCGATTGACGTTTCTTGtactttttggccttcttcttaATCTTCTTCTCCGGGAACACGGGATCAATGGGCTCCCAGATGACCAGATTCTGGATGACAGTCTTCGAGCCCCAAGAGGGGTTCTCGTCCAAAAGCTCCAGCGCAAATGTTTGCAGCTGGTCTTGGAGCTGCTCCTCCTTTTCAGTGGGAATATAGTCATCCTCAGTGTAGTTGGACGGCTTCTTGGAGGGTGTTTCTGGCACTTTGATCGCATGAGCAGCTGGCACCGCTTCCTCATCGggttctttcttctctttctttagcAAGAGATCCTTCTCTGCCTTCTTCATTCGACCTGGGCCTCTCTTCTTGGGCTTTTCTGACGCAGGGGATTCATTCGCTACTTCTTCCTTCGCCTTCTTGACAGGCGTTTTCTCGGTTTCGGAACAAGATGTGACTGAGACGGAAGAATCCAATGAGGATCTCGGTGGTATCTTCGGTGAGAAGAGGCAGACCTGGGGTCGGCATAAGGGCGATGCTCTCCTCTGGGAGTTTGTCGAACACCATCTTCATCTTACTCTTCCGTTGGCCTGTCATTTTGTAGAGCCTTGGAATGGACATCCTCATCTTTCGCTTCTCAATAATNNNNNNNNNNNNNNNNNNNNNNNNNNNNNNNNNNNNNNNNNNNNNNNNNNNNNNNNNNNNNNNNNNNNNNNNNNNNNNNNNNNNNNNNNNNNNNNNNNNNNNNNNNNNNNNNNNNNNGATACCGGAGAAGTGTTTGCCGACGGAAATTGCCATAGTTGCTACCAATGAGGATCTCGGTGGTATCTTCGGTGAGAAGAGGCAGACCTGGGGTCGGCATAAGGGCGATGCTCTCCTCTGGGAGTTTGTCGAACACCATCTTCATCTTACTCTTCCGTTGGCCTGTCATTTTGTAGAGCCTTGGAATGGACATCCTCATCTTTCGCTTCTCAATAATTCTATCCACAACACTGAAGGGTCTTCCACTTTCGTCACCCACAATCTTTCTTGGGCGAGCGTGTTCACCTGGAGCGGAGGTCAGAGCTGATGCCAAAATGTTATCAGTGAGTTGCAGTTCTTCGTTGGATGACACCACACCTGCTGAACCCGGGAGAGCAGAGCTCAAGATTTTGGGTTCCACTTTCATTCGCTCCCGAATGGGAGCGGGTATCCTGCACTTGTTATGATGAGCATATACTCGGTGCTGCCAATCGGGAGCAAAATGAATCAATCCTCCAAAATTTGGCCTGGGCCTCCGCCTTAGCTCCGGCGGAGTCTCCAGACAGCTTTTCTTTTTGGGTTCATCACTGGCTTCGGATTTGATCTTGATCGCACCTCCGTTCGAAGCGATGTCCGAACCCGCGGACATCTTTTTGTTGTTGGGCTTGCCGGCACCGAATGCTTGTCTCCAGATATCACTAATGTCTACTTCGCCACTGCTCTCATCTTTCACGGGCTTGGCTTTGGCCAATATAGCACTTGCTGTGGACTTGTCAGAAGACTTTTGAGGCAATTTGGGCACTATGGGCAAAGCCCAAAGACTTCCCTTCTTCACGTTGGACTGCGATGGTGTATTGGACGAGGTTATGGGGGGAGTTGGAGATGAGGAGTCGGTTTTGTTACTAATTATACTACTCGTGGTATCACTGATTCCCGACAAGGGGGGAACTCGCTGTTCATCTTTCGCCAATGGCTTGTTTTCGTCCCCCTCTGCCTGCTGTtgttgcttcttctttttccttcctggtgatttctttttctttggcgTTTCAACCTCCGGAGAGGTtatctcctcctcttcctcctccttatGGTTTTGTCCAGGATGGTCTCCATTTAGGGACACAGGTGTCTTCAAAGACGTAGTAGAGAGATCCAGAGACGTTTCTCCACTCATCATGGAGTCCAAGTTTGAATTGGGGGGAGGTGAATTCAAAGGTGTGCCTTCACCACCATTGGTATCACTGACGAGGTCGGCTTTCTTCTTCCGACCACggttctctttcttctccattttgaCAGCCAAACGAAAGCGGTAATGGTCTAAACTAGGCTTATTGGACACGGATATGGTTTTGGTCTGGAAGTCCTCCAACATGAGATCCACCACCGAGGGAAAGGAATGTTCGGCGGATCTCAAATTGAGTCGCGGTTTGGTTTGGAACCCGTTCGAGCAACTCGATTTTGAGTCCGTACTGCCAGATCGGCTCTCACGAGAGAGTAAAGCACTTTTGAACTTGTAAACCGGGCCATATGAAGGCGCAGGTCGTTTCTCCTCGGCATCAAAACTATATGGGTCGTCTTGCGTGCAATTCATCACGTCGGACATGTACGAGGGGCGCTTTTTCAACGACGAGGAATTCTGATCACTCTTGAGTTTCTTTGCATTGCCGGGACCAGCGGGCTCCACAGAGGCCTTTCGTTTTTTCCAACCCCCATTTTTAAGCCCTTTGCCATTAGGAGAAGGATGAGGTACACTTGGAATCGATAGGGGCGCGGATGTCTTGCTGGAAATCCCGTTTGATGAAGACTTGGATGGAGTGTTCGCATTGGAGGTCGACACTTTGTTGTGAGTAGGAGAAACCATCGGCGTATTCAGAATGGTCCGGGTAGGGGCTTGAGGAGtagaaggaagaggaagaggagtaGGTGGAGGAGGCGGGCCGACGGGTTGCAGGCGAGACAGATCCAACGAGCCGGGAGCAACGCCGGCCGGTAACCCGTTGTGAAGAGGCTCTCTACTTTTAGCTGGCATCTTAACTgaggaagaggatgaggatttcttgtcctttttgtcctttttggtcttcttcttcttactGAGATCGTTGGGTATGTGAGACGCTATACTCGATAACGGGGTAGAGGACGTTCGGTCAGATGTGGGCGGCGGCTCGCTGGACAAGTTTGACAATGGATGAGATGACGATGAGGAACTATGGGTGGCCAAAGACACGGGCTGATCGGACGAATGATGGGCGGCATGGGGATGAGGCGGATGAGGATGAGGGTGAGGAGGAGGGAGATGAGACAAGGGCGGCGGCTGCATATTGCTCAGGTGTCCATAAGGTGGGATGGCTGAACTGTGGGTGGAGTTCCCATGGTAGAGTCCGCCATGGTTGCCCGAAGGCTGGACATGAGATGATGAAGAGGGGACTGAGGGTCCACCGTAGTAAGATGACGGATGGGACAGGTTGTACCCGGGCACTCCACCACCATTCCCGTTGGTCACGCCCGGGACATGGTGGCCTTGAGGTACTTTCAGTATAGGCTCTTTGGTAGAATCGGTGGCGGTAGCGCCATTACTTTGATGACCCGCTGCATGATTGGGATACGACCCCTGGGCCTGTGGGATGTAACCGGGAGGTAAGGCCGTGGGCGGATGATAAGGCGGGGCGGAGttcaaatgataattttgaGTAGGTTGATATGGACTACTCCGCATGTGGGCCGGCAGCGGGGACGAACTGCCCGGACTGTTGCTGCCCGTACTGCCCCCGCTGGATCGCAAATGAGCGGGTAAGGGGCTGTGGGCGGGCAAAGGTCGAATATCACCACTCAAGCCATGGAACTGATATCCGGGGTGACCACCCACATTGCCATAGCCCCCGCCTCCGCCTCCCCCATTGAGTCCCATCTTGTCTTGGGACGAGCCATTACTCACGGGTGACAAATACGCCGATGGACTGGAGGCATAGCCCGAGAACTGGCTCATGTAAGGCGAAGCGTAACCGGGATTGGGCGTGTAATTAGGCGGGTAGGGCCCAGTGGGCATATAGGGCCCGCTGGGCCAAGAATGAGGCGGACCCGTCCCACTGGGCGGCGGAAGCCGGGGCGGCAAGGAATAGGTGTCACTCGAGCCTCGGTCCACCATATTTGAGTGTCAACTTGTAAGGCTTTCCAGCCCACACCACTCACCCGTCTCCAATCTCAAAGGTAGGCACGGACTCACGCACTCCCTGAATCACTCCCTGAATCACTTCTGGGTTCACTTGTAAGCCTTGGACTGAGTGGCACACTCTGCAATATGGTTTATGATTGTCATTCATCCGGGGTGGGTTCTAGCCTCTCATCCTCTGGGACAACCTCTGGGTCGGGCACTCGGTCACACCCACCGGGAGAGCTGCTGGCGTTTGACTGGCCAGCCAGGGCATCTTGCTTGGTCCCAGAATGGATTCCAGATTGGACTCCAGAATAGATCCCAGCCAGGCCACACCCACCTGGAACAGAAACGAACCGAAATTGAGAGCCTCGCCTCAAATGTAGGAAATCAATCTCGCTCGACCTGCTCGAAATCGGATTCTAATCATCCGTCTCAAGTGCATTCACCAGTCACATGAGTTTCTATCTCAATCTAGCCTCAACCTAACCCATCTCAAAATCCCAGGTGAAATGGTTCCTGGTCCATGGTTTCGCCCTAGTCACTCGCTCGATTCTCGGATTCTCGAGATTCTCAAATCTCGAGATTCTCCTTCGTCCTTCTAAAGAACTTCTTCTATATGAAAAGGCGAGTTCCTGAGTGCTCAAAATCGGGGCCAGTCTTGTCACGATTCAccgtggaaaaaaatggacccTCTTCTACGACCTTCTTCTAAGCTGTCTTAGGGCCCTCTGGCTCACGCCCATCCGCATTTACCCCGCCCCTCACAGGCTAGTGGTGAGAGCGAGGAGGCCCATATCTCACCGTTTTAAATGGAATTCTCGGGGATTTTCACCATTTTCGACGCGAGCTCAATTCGTGCGTGTTTCCTCTTCGAAGCGAAATTCCaacttcttctctttcttcctcagTCCTCAGtcctctctcactcactcactttacttcttctcgttctctccCTCTGTGGTGGTGTCTCTACAGTCTACACTAGTACTAAAGTAGTCGCCgtatggggggggggagggaaggagctcttcttcttgttcgtcTCGTCGAGTCACTGCTTCAGAAGTCgaagtcgtcgtcgtcaccGTCGTAGCAGTGTTAGAAGTTGTAGTTGTGGAAGTAGGAGTAGTTGAGGAGGGCAActtggttcgttcgttcgttcgttcgttcttgtCGTTCTTTTCCTTCAGATCTCAGTACTTCTCGATCGTCTCGGCCTCTCGTCTCACTGGACGAGGTGACCGGATCACGACGCACTGCGCTTGCATTGGGCTTCTTCCACACTTGTATTCTTGTCTCGAGATTAACAGGGAGCTGGCGTTGAGGAAAACATGGCATATGACTTGTGGACTGAACTCGACGTAATGGGTAGGGTTCACTTTGAACGTATGCCTTAGTCCAGCACGTCTTCAGTCATCGCGTCCAAACGCGCACAACAAAGAATCACAACAAAGGCTTTATGTTCATATGGCTTTCCTCGTCGCGGAGATCCCGAGGACATCTCGTGCCGCATGAAGGCCGCTTCGTCACCCTATCTCGGATCGGCAGCCATTTCCACGCAGGCAGAAAACTCGTAGTAGTCGCTCCAGATTCGAGGACCATTCACAAGCGAGAAACGCAGAAAGAGACCAAAGAGACCaactagagagagagagagagagagaaagagactcgcacacacatacacaccaGCCAGAGTGGCTGCTCCATGAGCGACCCACACTCCACCCGTCCTAGTCCTGTTCGAGTCATCATGCTTGTCCCACCGTCAGTCCTCTCTTTCTCACCCCGGTCAGGCGTACGCTccctcgctcgctcgctcgctcgctcttAGCTCTGACGGACGTTCCTAGTTCGTATACCTAGTTGTCTTTCCACAGGAACGGCCAGAGAGACCTTTCCTCGGTCGTCGCTGACGTTGCCGTTGTGTCGCCGCTTGACTGGCTTGATCTACGCACGGGGTGTaagttgatgttgttggtgGTACAAGGAGGGCGATGTGTGCTTGACAAACACGTCTCCTCCCCCCTGCCCCTGTCCCTCTAGTGAGGCCGATGTCGGGGAGGTAATGCTCGGGTCTAGGAACTCTGGGACGACGTCGTCCGCGTCAATTCAAGGGAGTAGATCTCTGGTTTCACAGGGGTGGGAGAGAGCCGGGGAGGGCGACGGAGATCTGGTACTTTGGTGTGTTTCACATTTCACACTCCTTCCTCAGTCCTAGCCTCCTCTTGGCCTTAGCCAGGATTGCCATTTGAGGCAGGGACGAAAGCGACTTGGGATCCACCTGTTCTCCATCCAGGTTCTCTTTACCTGTGAGGCGGTTTTCTCGAGCATCCCAGATGTCAAGGAAATCGCATGATCCACGTTGATGTTTTGAACCGCGGGACATACATTAATGCGATGCCCTTCAGTTTTGTGCGAGCAACAGGGTCTGGGACACGGAGATCCAGGTAGCGGTCTATTACAAACTTAAATTCGCCTTTTTGGGGTCTTGACTTGCAAGTTGACGGAGATTCGGGGCGTTCTATGAAAAATGGTGAGAGTTTGTTCGGTTTCGCGACACTTGAGGTTTGACGGGCGTTTTAAATCCGAACCTTGGAATCCCGACCGACACACGGCATTGATTATTACATCTAGTTTCGTGAGCGACCAAGTCATCATTCCGTTGTAAATTAAGCAAACAATTCACAAACAAATGGTTCAGTTTCAGTTGGTTGATCGGAAATGGTTGTTGCCTCACAAGCAGCAagaattgccaattttgatcaacAACACATCTTAATCTCGGCACCAGTTGTTCATTATGGAATTTTCTAGtaaggaaagttttttttaggCTAGTTCAATATGTTATCTCAGTGAACGCAACCTCTAGTAAATATTGACAATTCTAATCAAAGTGAATGACTTCGAC contains the following coding sequences:
- the LOC131889453 gene encoding uncharacterized protein LOC131889453 (The sequence of the model RefSeq protein was modified relative to this genomic sequence to represent the inferred CDS: added 270 bases not found in genome assembly); the encoded protein is MVDRGSSDTYSLPPRLPPPSGTGPPHSWPSGPYMPTGPYPPNYTPNPGYASPYMSQFSGYASSPSAYLSPVSNGSSQDKMGLNGGGGGGGYGNVGGHPGYQFHGLSGDIRPLPAHSPLPAHLRSSGGSTGSNSPGSSSPLPAHMRSSPYQPTQNYHLNSAPPYHPPTALPPGYIPQAQGSYPNHAAGHQSNGATATDSTKEPILKVPQGHHVPGVTNGNGGGVPGYNLSHPSSYYGGPSVPSSSSHVQPSGNHGGLYHGNSTHSSAIPPYGHLSNMQPPPLSHLPPPHPHPHPPHPHAAHHSSDQPVSLATHSSSSSSHPLSNLSSEPPPTSDRTSSTPLSSIASHIPNDLSKKKKTKKDKKDKKSSSSSSVKMPAKSREPLHNGLPAGVAPGSLDLSRLQPVGPPPPPTPLPLPSTPQAPTRTILNTPMVSPTHNKVSTSNANTPSKSSSNGISSKTSAPLSIPSVPHPSPNGKGLKNGGWKKRKASVEPAGPGNAKKLKSDQNSSSLKKRPSYMSDVMNCTQDDPYSFDAEEKRPAPSYGPVYKFKSALLSRESRSGSTDSKSSCSNGFQTKPRLNLRSAEHSFPSVVDLMLEDFQTKTISVSNKPSLDHYRFRLAVKMEKKENRGRKKKADLVSDTNGGEGTPLNSPPPNSNLDSMMSGETSLDLSTTSLKTPVSLNGDHPGQNHKEEEEEEITSPEVETPKKKKSPGRKKKKQQQQAEGDENKPLAKDEQRVPPLSGISDTTSSIISNKTDSSSPTPPITSSNTPSQSNVKKGSLWALPIVPKLPQKSSDKSTASAILAKAKPVKDESSGEVDISDIWRQAFGAGKPNNKKMSAGSDIASNGGAIKIKSEASDEPKKKSCLETPPELRRRPRPNFGGLIHFAPDWQHRVYAHHNKCRIPAPIRERMKVEPKILSSALPGSAGVVSSNEELQLTDNILASALTSAPGEHARPRKIVGDESGRPFSVVDRIIEKRKMRMSIPRLYKMTGQRKSKMKMVFDKLPEESIALMPTPGLPLLTEDTTEILIGSNYGNFRRQTLLRYLDSLDESGELKSKVLDWKPEVLETKTRRQYNQSKVVTNIREIFGSDLPVKPKSKKGRPKKIKSDPTATPEKVKEEILDDEPVTSPPSGQDLDSSVSVTSCSETEKTPVKKAKEEVANESPASEKPKKRGPGRMKKAEKDLLLKKEKKEPDEEAVPAAHAIKVPETPSKKPSNYTEDDYIPTEKEEQLQDQLQTFALELLDENPSWGSKTVIQNLVIWEPIDPVFPEKKIKKKAKKYKKRQSGLDFSSSYKKKAGKSRDTSRANSPEPKESKPIRYSLDNVINESKNWVIDKGAGETILHRASKMGYPDVAAYAVDIVKMNPNLKDNAGIPPIHKAAFKGHNDIVQILLKYGVDPNTNVKGTRPLHEALESGDLWSVFHLLGYGSDPLLYDYSGNMPIDLTEDDEDMRRYLSSVLADLHGKAGDRWNVSHEPSFHMPEDLLKRHFHKDPENDGKSESDDDSDSEDDDLIMESSSQPLPAYFQFPDREGHFMFLSDVKSSSKIDLKKQEILEMSWEDFIRTSHCCLLGYSIPNSMKQHEKSIVKLVAIEGSIKRSLAIESSPIKSKSKCN